In the Candidatus Schekmanbacteria bacterium genome, one interval contains:
- a CDS encoding glycosyltransferase family 2 protein, with the protein MYKGYKLSVVMPCYNEEKALGGVIESIPSFVDEIIVADNNSTDRTAEIARSLGAKVVFEGRKGYGRAYKTGLKNATGD; encoded by the coding sequence ATGTACAAGGGTTATAAGCTTTCTGTGGTTATGCCTTGTTACAATGAAGAGAAGGCATTGGGCGGTGTTATAGAAAGTATTCCTTCCTTTGTTGATGAAATCATTGTAGCTGATAACAACTCTACGGACAGGACCGCAGAGATTGCTCGCTCGCTTGGAGCAAAAGTTGTATTTGAAGGAAGAAAAGGTTATGGGCGCGCATATAAGACTGGCTTGAAAAACGCAACAGGAGAT